The following is a genomic window from Sulfitobacter pontiacus.
AGGGGGTCACCAACCAGATGACCGATACCGTCTTGCGCGAGGTCGAACTGGTCATGCAGGTGGTCGATGATGCCCCCTCCGCCGCTGCCGTGCCGGCCACGGTGCAAGATCGGCTGGCCGCGCTGGACATGGGGGTGACGCCTGTGTCAGCCAGCGAGGTGCCGACGCGCAACCGGATGTCGTGGTATGATTATTCCGGTCGGGTGATGGTGGCGCGGTTCGATGAGTATCTGCCATCCTTCCTGAGCCTTGATCTGACGCGGCCGTCGGGGGTGCATCTATATGTGCAGTCGCGCTTTGGCCCGCTTGATCTCCAGTTCGAGAGGCGCAGGATCTCGGCGCAGAACCCGCATCAGCTGTTTGTGTATACGTTCAGCTTCGGCTTTGTCATGACGTTGATCTCCTTCGTTTACCTGCGCAACCAGCTGCGCCCGATCAAGCGGCTTGCCCGCGCGGCCGAAGCCTTTGGCCGCGGGCGTCACGTGCCATATACCCCCACAGGCGCTGTCGAGGTGCGGGCGGCGGGGGCGGCCTTTGTCGATATGCGCGCACGGATCGAGCGGCAGATTGAACAGCGCACCTTGATGTTGTCGGGGGTCAGCCATGACCTGCGCACGCCCCTGACGCGGATGCGGCTTGGCCTGTCGATGATCGACGAGGACGATGCGGAGCCGCTGTTGCAGGACGTCGATGATATGCAAGGCATGCTGGATGCCTTCCTTGATTTCGCCAAAGGCACCGCAGAGGGGGAGGCCGAACCCCTGGACCCGCACGCCCTGATGCAGACCGCGGTCGAGGATGCGCAACGCGCTGGTCGCAACGTGACCTTGCTGCCACCCGAGGGCGACGGCACCGGCACCGTCCGCCTACGCCGCATGGCGATCCTGCGCGCGGTGGATAACCTGATTTCGAACGGGGTGCGCTATGGGGCGCGGGCCGAGGTATCTGTGCTGCTGACGGATAAAACCCTGCGGATCAGGGTGGAGGACGACGGCCCCGGCATCCCCGAGGATCGCCGCATTGAGGCCGTGCGCCCGTTCTCGCGGCTTGACCCCGCGCGCAATCAGAACAGTGGCAGCGGCGGCGTGGGCCTTGGCCTTGCCATCGCGACCGACATCGCCCGCGCGCATGGCGGCGTGCTGCGGTTGGGCAGTTCGGACACTCTGGGCGGTCTGCGCGCCGATATCGTCATCGCACGGTAACGCGCCAAAGGACCGGGGGCGTCAGCGTGCGGTGGCGTAGTCTTGCAACTGCTCAATGCGCGATCGCGTCAGGTCAATCCGGCAGCTCAGCGTCACGTTGATCGCGGCCGTTCCCCCCAACGACAAGCGTTCGGGAAACGCGCAGTGATATTTGCGGTATTCTTCAAATGCGATCTGAGAGCTTTGAAGCAAGGCGCTCGCCGAGGCATCGGCCTTTCGCGAAAACGCCTGATCAAACGCAGCCAGCGCCGCTTGGGCATCGAGATAGGCGCGCACCATGTCACGCTCCACCTGATCGCCCATTGCAAAGAGACATTGATGCACGGCGTCCGGATCTGTCTGCGGCGCGGTGCAGTCTGACAAAAGTTCTGATGCAGGGGGTAGTTTTTCAGCGGTGGCCGTTGCCGGGATCAACAGCAGCGAAAAGAATATGTATTTCAACATCTGGCGTATCCTTTCGGGCGACATGGCAAAGCTACGAAAGAGATACTGCCGCAAAGCACGGCGGAATGCTACCGGTGGGGACAAGGGCGATGATCGACAAACGGCCCTTAGCGGCGAGACATGCCGCGATCCCCGAAAAGGGTTGAGATGATTTTAGGAAATATTGGAGCGGGTAACGAGAATCGAACTCGTAACTAAAGCTTGGGAAGCTGCCGTGATACCTTTTCACCATACCCGCGCGCCGTGAGGTGACTTAATCCGATGTGGCGGGTGCGTCAAGCGGGGTTTTTGCCTGACGCGCCCTTTGCCGATGGTTGCGGGCAGACCTTAGCGGCGGCGGCGGCGGCGGGTGCCGCCGGAGCTGTCGCCGCCGGTGTTGAAGGTCTCGGTCGGGAGGGTGACGATGCTGTTGAGGATCGGGAAGGGCTCTACCGCGTTGGGGATGGC
Proteins encoded in this region:
- a CDS encoding ATP-binding protein → MFFVWLKRYMPRGIYGRAALILLLPVVILQLVMTVIFAQRNYEGVTNQMTDTVLREVELVMQVVDDAPSAAAVPATVQDRLAALDMGVTPVSASEVPTRNRMSWYDYSGRVMVARFDEYLPSFLSLDLTRPSGVHLYVQSRFGPLDLQFERRRISAQNPHQLFVYTFSFGFVMTLISFVYLRNQLRPIKRLARAAEAFGRGRHVPYTPTGAVEVRAAGAAFVDMRARIERQIEQRTLMLSGVSHDLRTPLTRMRLGLSMIDEDDAEPLLQDVDDMQGMLDAFLDFAKGTAEGEAEPLDPHALMQTAVEDAQRAGRNVTLLPPEGDGTGTVRLRRMAILRAVDNLISNGVRYGARAEVSVLLTDKTLRIRVEDDGPGIPEDRRIEAVRPFSRLDPARNQNSGSGGVGLGLAIATDIARAHGGVLRLGSSDTLGGLRADIVIAR
- a CDS encoding lysozyme inhibitor LprI family protein encodes the protein MLKYIFFSLLLIPATATAEKLPPASELLSDCTAPQTDPDAVHQCLFAMGDQVERDMVRAYLDAQAALAAFDQAFSRKADASASALLQSSQIAFEEYRKYHCAFPERLSLGGTAAINVTLSCRIDLTRSRIEQLQDYATAR